A stretch of Parvimonas micra DNA encodes these proteins:
- a CDS encoding sensor histidine kinase, whose translation MVFLKYFLLNFLFLFSEKMSFANVAIFSLISLIFVLIVEIKENIYYSLALSVIFLIIIYFFPEFRFFMFSFIYAIYSKSIYNIPIFLVFLLSKEINFLALSLLIVCLSQYDRELYERKVFYHREFLNFYKTNYRLQKDLKKLYLEEEKKNYDSILKEREKISKELHNSIGHTISASILELRALELICDDEEIKTSVIRIRENLSGGLVDIRKIIHNMYKSAFDLESSIEKIINVPNVKSKLIYRVKTKMNENLSFDILSIVKEAFANFTKHSTGDSFTVRIIENENSYIITIFDNGKNINIEKNDGLGILSMEEIAKKYNGLFNVITDDGFKINIAIDKGENNENFNG comes from the coding sequence ATGGTATTTTTAAAGTATTTTTTATTAAATTTTTTGTTTTTATTTTCAGAAAAAATGAGTTTTGCTAATGTTGCAATTTTTAGCTTAATTTCGTTAATTTTTGTGCTTATAGTTGAAATTAAGGAAAATATATATTATAGTTTAGCTTTGTCAGTAATTTTCTTGATTATAATTTATTTTTTTCCGGAGTTTAGATTTTTTATGTTCTCTTTTATTTATGCAATTTATAGCAAGTCAATTTACAATATTCCAATATTTCTTGTATTCCTATTGAGTAAAGAAATTAACTTCCTTGCTTTATCTTTATTAATTGTTTGTCTATCTCAATATGATAGAGAACTCTATGAAAGAAAAGTTTTTTATCATAGAGAGTTTTTAAATTTTTATAAGACAAATTATAGATTACAAAAAGATTTAAAGAAATTGTATCTGGAAGAAGAAAAAAAGAATTATGATAGTATTTTAAAAGAAAGAGAAAAAATTTCAAAAGAATTACATAATTCAATAGGACATACAATTTCAGCTTCTATTTTGGAACTTAGAGCATTGGAATTAATATGTGATGATGAAGAGATAAAAACTTCAGTTATAAGAATTAGGGAGAATTTATCAGGTGGATTAGTTGATATAAGAAAAATAATTCATAATATGTATAAATCTGCTTTTGACTTAGAAAGCTCTATTGAAAAAATTATAAATGTTCCAAATGTAAAGTCAAAATTAATATATAGAGTTAAAACAAAGATGAATGAAAATTTAAGTTTTGACATTTTAAGCATTGTAAAAGAGGCTTTTGCTAATTTTACTAAACATTCAACTGGAGATAGTTTTACTGTGAGAATAATAGAAAATGAAAATTCATATATAATTACGATTTTTGATAATGGAAAAAATATTAATATTGAAAAAAATGACGGTCTTGGTATTTTATCGATGGAAGAAATAGCAAAAAAATATAATGGGCTATTCAATGTTATTACAGATGATGGATTTAAGATAAATATTGCAATAGATAAGGGAGAGAATAATGAAAATTTTAATGGTTGA
- a CDS encoding ABC transporter ATP-binding protein yields the protein MLKVKNLEKNYKNFNLNMTFDLEEGCIMGLIGKNGSGKTTLISTILNIIVKDSGSCIIFGMENNKLTPIQRENIGIVFDEIHFPDNFKIYEIEKFCSLVYKNWDRNLFRKLLADYEIEIIKEVSELSKGMKMKLQLAVAFSHNPKLLILDETTSGLDPIVRDELLDSLFEFVRDGKHSVLMSSHILSDIEKISDVITYIDNGKLIFSEYKDDLLEKYCIIKGDESILNEIAKCDILGVKQGHYGIEACVSRNSFKGENFDKPTLEDIMIFLNKGVI from the coding sequence ATGTTAAAAGTTAAAAATCTTGAAAAAAACTACAAAAATTTTAATTTGAATATGACTTTTGATTTAGAAGAGGGTTGTATTATGGGCTTAATTGGGAAAAACGGTTCAGGTAAGACAACTTTGATTTCCACGATTTTAAATATAATTGTAAAAGATAGTGGGAGTTGTATTATTTTTGGAATGGAAAACAACAAATTAACTCCAATTCAAAGGGAAAATATAGGAATTGTTTTTGATGAAATTCATTTTCCGGACAACTTTAAGATATATGAAATTGAAAAATTTTGTAGTTTAGTTTACAAAAATTGGGATAGAAATCTTTTTAGAAAATTGCTTGCTGACTATGAAATAGAAATTATAAAGGAAGTCAGCGAACTTTCTAAAGGAATGAAAATGAAATTACAATTAGCTGTAGCATTTTCACATAATCCAAAGTTGTTAATTTTAGATGAGACAACTTCTGGACTTGATCCGATTGTGAGAGATGAACTTTTGGATTCGCTTTTTGAGTTTGTAAGAGATGGTAAGCATTCTGTTTTAATGTCCTCACATATTTTATCAGATATTGAAAAAATTTCAGATGTAATAACTTATATTGATAATGGAAAATTAATTTTTTCCGAATATAAAGATGATTTGCTTGAAAAGTATTGCATAATAAAAGGAGATGAAAGTATTTTAAACGAAATTGCAAAATGTGATATTTTAGGAGTAAAACAAGGTCATTATGGAATTGAAGCCTGTGTCAGCAGAAATTCATTCAAAGGAGAAAATTTTGATAAACCTACATTAGAGGATATAATGATATTTTTAAATAAAGGGGTGATTTAA
- a CDS encoding ABC transporter permease has translation MGILSALKVNLLHLTRDKLNLFWNTFFPMILATFFCLVIPNMGKNFDKVNVGINKNNPHEYILKQIPYLNLKEVKEDVQTDLKNKEYKAFIEDDLSLKIISSNSEVMVVKNILDQIKQMYETKINQEEIIKNIDKDFIEDKNHGVTGVEPILFSIIIMASLYTMFDGVIYIDNILYDSSDFAVRMLVSPIKKSTYLINGIISALIVTSFNSTLLIIYLKLVFGITLITNYFASIITLLLIMIFGITMGMFLAVALKAKTETKTMVGLGCILLMNYTSGMMGSSVTNAITSAFPLIKKINPTFYMENALLGVNIANDNSYLITMAKFIIPFTIVLFGIALIYLRRHKYNDI, from the coding sequence ATGGGAATTTTATCTGCTTTAAAAGTAAATTTGCTACATTTAACTAGAGATAAACTAAATTTATTTTGGAATACTTTTTTTCCTATGATTTTAGCTACATTCTTTTGCCTAGTAATTCCTAATATGGGCAAAAATTTTGATAAAGTAAATGTTGGAATTAACAAAAATAATCCCCATGAATATATTTTAAAACAAATTCCATATCTTAATCTTAAAGAAGTAAAAGAAGATGTTCAAACAGATCTAAAAAACAAAGAATATAAAGCCTTTATAGAAGATGATTTATCTTTAAAAATTATATCATCTAATTCAGAAGTTATGGTTGTTAAAAATATCCTTGACCAAATAAAACAAATGTATGAAACTAAAATTAATCAGGAAGAAATTATAAAAAATATAGATAAAGACTTTATAGAGGACAAAAACCATGGTGTTACAGGTGTTGAACCCATACTTTTTTCAATAATTATTATGGCAAGTCTATATACTATGTTTGATGGCGTTATCTACATAGATAATATATTATATGATTCGTCTGATTTTGCAGTAAGAATGTTAGTTTCTCCAATAAAAAAATCAACTTATTTGATAAACGGAATAATATCTGCACTTATAGTTACAAGTTTTAATTCTACATTATTGATTATTTATTTAAAACTTGTATTTGGGATAACCCTAATAACAAACTATTTTGCTTCAATTATTACTCTACTTTTAATTATGATTTTTGGAATAACTATGGGAATGTTCCTTGCAGTTGCTCTAAAGGCAAAAACCGAAACTAAAACAATGGTTGGACTTGGATGTATTCTTCTAATGAATTATACTTCAGGAATGATGGGCTCAAGTGTAACAAATGCTATAACTTCAGCTTTCCCTCTAATAAAAAAGATAAATCCAACATTCTATATGGAAAATGCACTATTAGGTGTAAATATCGCAAATGACAATAGCTACTTGATTACAATGGCTAAATTTATAATTCCATTTACTATAGTTCTATTTGGAATTGCATTAATATATTTGAGGAGGCATAAGTATAATGATATTTAA
- a CDS encoding ABC transporter ATP-binding protein, giving the protein MIIKIEDLIKKFKEKIVLDHFNLSLEKGDVLGLIGPNGCGKTTSIMCMLSLLKYDSGTIEVFGKKDISNEYEIKKKIGIVPQELAVFNNLTVKENIDYFCGLYISNKNERKRLVNEAIEFTGLQSHEKMLEKKLSGGLKRRLNIACGISHKPELVILDEPTVAVDAQSRKFILDGIKNLAENGSSILYTTHYLDEAEYLCNKISIMDNGKNILTGDMQTLINGVSVKEKITVVGFIKPEIISILEKQDEVIDVEAKENQVTFNYSSDTGNIKKLIYLLDENNVVYEEIFSKKPKLEDIFLEMTGKELRE; this is encoded by the coding sequence ATGATTATAAAAATAGAAGATTTAATAAAAAAATTTAAAGAAAAAATTGTTTTAGACCATTTTAATTTATCTCTTGAGAAAGGCGATGTTCTTGGACTTATAGGTCCAAACGGTTGTGGAAAGACGACTTCAATAATGTGTATGCTTTCTCTTTTGAAATATGACAGTGGAACTATTGAAGTTTTTGGAAAAAAAGATATTTCTAATGAATATGAAATTAAGAAAAAAATTGGAATTGTTCCTCAAGAACTTGCTGTTTTTAATAATTTAACTGTAAAAGAAAATATCGACTATTTTTGTGGTCTATATATATCTAATAAAAATGAAAGAAAAAGGCTTGTAAATGAAGCTATTGAATTTACAGGACTTCAAAGTCATGAAAAAATGTTGGAAAAGAAGCTATCAGGTGGGCTTAAAAGACGTTTAAATATCGCTTGTGGTATTTCACATAAGCCTGAACTTGTAATTTTAGACGAGCCAACAGTTGCAGTAGATGCTCAAAGCAGAAAGTTTATCTTAGATGGAATTAAAAATTTAGCTGAAAATGGATCATCAATTCTTTATACTACTCACTATTTAGATGAAGCTGAATATCTTTGCAATAAAATTTCTATTATGGATAATGGAAAAAATATCTTAACCGGAGATATGCAAACTTTGATTAATGGAGTAAGTGTAAAAGAAAAGATTACAGTTGTAGGTTTTATAAAACCTGAAATTATTTCAATCTTAGAAAAACAAGACGAGGTAATTGATGTTGAAGCGAAGGAAAATCAAGTAACTTTTAATTATTCTAGTGATACAGGAAACATTAAAAAATTAATCTACCTACTTGATGAAAACAATGTAGTTTATGAAGAAATTTTTTCAAAGAAACCTAAACTGGAAGATATTTTCTTAGAAATGACAGGAAAGGAGCTTAGAGAATAA
- a CDS encoding ABC-2 transporter permease: protein MKALLCKDIIVLKNNLVAISMISFFLIIAIISGNVDISYLIASFGLIILFIKIFESDYKNGFYKYIISNAVEEKSIVTYKYLFILSAAILVFLFNFLLAFVTGYDKTFYRFLVFLSINIFLYEILIPIFFRFGKIAIDIVNVVGTVVYITGVFYIVKNDTFLKFEIGNKLNIFIILIIIDLILFVFSFLLSLKFIRRKIS, encoded by the coding sequence TTGAAAGCATTACTTTGTAAAGATATAATAGTTTTAAAGAATAATTTAGTCGCAATTTCAATGATATCATTCTTTTTGATTATTGCTATAATATCTGGAAATGTTGATATATCATATTTGATAGCATCCTTTGGACTTATTATTTTATTTATAAAAATTTTTGAAAGTGATTATAAAAATGGTTTTTATAAATATATAATTTCTAATGCAGTTGAAGAAAAATCCATAGTAACTTACAAATATCTTTTTATATTATCAGCTGCCATTTTAGTTTTTTTATTCAACTTTTTACTTGCATTTGTGACTGGTTATGACAAAACTTTTTATAGATTTTTGGTTTTTTTAAGTATAAATATTTTTCTTTATGAAATACTCATTCCAATATTTTTTAGATTTGGGAAAATCGCCATAGATATTGTCAATGTTGTTGGTACTGTTGTTTATATTACTGGAGTTTTTTATATAGTAAAAAATGATACTTTTTTGAAGTTTGAAATTGGAAATAAATTAAATATATTTATAATTTTAATTATAATCGATTTAATTTTGTTTGTATTTTCATTTTTATTGAGTTTGAAATTTATTAGAAGAAAGATAAGTTAG
- a CDS encoding SdpI family protein — MNKFLKLLLILAITPIILATAGFAVLPSSVFAYVKDGKEVFIGSYMVYTFALINAVLSFFGITYLRRVRKKFNDENYPTGVTVVAFVNLLISIMCNYFTFSVLKLMLKNSKMEIPFYVIRLVFTLIAILMAMYGIYLRRVNKESEFAIRNKWTMNNDIVFGFANKFSGIVFIAGGIFISIVSWIIGNQSQLYITTLFTLIICAISSNYISRTIGMKYKMMYKEKDKKI; from the coding sequence ATGAATAAATTTTTAAAATTATTGTTAATTTTAGCGATTACACCTATAATTTTAGCAACAGCAGGTTTTGCTGTATTACCTTCATCAGTTTTTGCTTATGTCAAAGATGGTAAAGAAGTTTTTATCGGATCCTATATGGTTTATACCTTTGCTTTGATAAATGCAGTATTATCATTCTTTGGAATAACTTATTTGAGAAGAGTTAGAAAGAAATTTAATGACGAAAACTATCCAACAGGAGTTACTGTTGTAGCTTTTGTAAATCTGCTTATTTCTATTATGTGTAATTACTTTACATTTTCAGTATTAAAACTTATGTTAAAAAATTCAAAAATGGAAATTCCTTTTTATGTAATTAGATTAGTTTTCACTTTAATTGCAATTTTAATGGCAATGTATGGAATTTATTTGAGAAGAGTAAATAAAGAAAGTGAATTTGCAATAAGAAATAAATGGACAATGAATAATGATATAGTTTTCGGATTTGCAAATAAATTTTCAGGAATTGTCTTTATTGCAGGTGGAATTTTTATCTCGATAGTTTCTTGGATAATAGGCAATCAAAGTCAATTATATATAACAACTTTATTTACTTTAATAATTTGTGCAATATCATCAAACTATATAAGTAGAACAATAGGTATGAAATACAAAATGATGTATAAGGAAAAAGATAAGAAAATATAG
- a CDS encoding GntR family transcriptional regulator has translation MLINLYKDDKDPIYLQIVKQIKKEIMNKNLQQGDLLPSIRALATDLKVSVITTKRAYMELEKDGFIQTVTGKGTYVTNKTVNAIEDEYYRLLENSIKNVYDYAEALGLSKEELKEIFENWR, from the coding sequence ATGTTAATTAATTTATATAAAGATGATAAAGACCCAATTTATTTACAGATTGTAAAACAGATAAAAAAAGAAATTATGAATAAAAATCTACAACAGGGAGATTTACTGCCCTCAATTCGCGCTTTAGCAACAGATTTAAAAGTAAGCGTAATTACGACTAAAAGAGCGTATATGGAGCTTGAAAAGGATGGTTTTATACAAACTGTTACTGGGAAGGGAACTTATGTTACAAATAAAACTGTAAATGCAATTGAAGATGAATATTACAGATTATTGGAAAACTCAATTAAAAATGTGTACGATTATGCAGAAGCATTAGGGCTTTCTAAAGAAGAGCTTAAGGAAATTTTTGAAAATTGGAGGTAA
- a CDS encoding ABC transporter permease gives MIFKNYMKIFIKNIKAVLFSFIIFMVMLIIFTSSKDNNVEFKPMKLDLMINDEDKSEESKALINYLKEKHNVKEEKITESEARKQIVEDKIIAYIVINKDFKQNLLNNKKAISILAPTKTSYITFLKIDLKSYLNYTLSAINSNVDQQEVINTLKKEIDVKIIDTKLYNQEKGKEAFNATFLILSYIVFMSIISIIINIDAEFKKESLLKRMALSPYSQKSQTLQQFLAQIIISILISSFYLAVSISRVNEEIPKTNLVYMSLAVFIFSFTAISLGQLLVSISKDVKVVNGVNSAFTLIMAFSSGVFLPMKFLPQGLINVSKFMPQYYFVKFLEEINFEKFLLFIASQVVFIVFYTLLGIFIKRYKLKEVA, from the coding sequence ATGATATTTAAAAATTATATGAAAATATTTATAAAAAATATAAAAGCAGTTTTATTTTCTTTCATAATTTTTATGGTTATGTTGATTATATTTACCAGCTCAAAAGATAATAATGTTGAATTTAAACCTATGAAGCTGGACTTAATGATAAATGATGAAGATAAAAGTGAAGAATCAAAAGCCTTAATAAATTATTTAAAAGAAAAACATAATGTAAAAGAAGAAAAAATTACGGAAAGCGAAGCAAGAAAACAAATTGTTGAGGATAAAATTATAGCTTATATAGTAATTAATAAAGATTTTAAACAAAATTTGTTAAATAATAAAAAAGCAATTTCAATTTTAGCACCAACAAAAACTTCATATATAACCTTTTTAAAAATAGATTTAAAAAGTTATCTAAATTACACATTGTCTGCAATAAATTCAAATGTTGATCAACAAGAGGTAATAAATACATTAAAGAAAGAGATTGATGTAAAGATAATAGATACTAAATTATATAATCAAGAAAAAGGAAAAGAAGCCTTTAACGCTACTTTTTTAATCCTAAGTTATATAGTTTTTATGAGTATAATTTCAATAATTATAAATATTGATGCTGAATTTAAAAAAGAAAGTCTTTTAAAGAGAATGGCTTTGTCCCCTTATAGTCAAAAATCACAAACTTTACAACAATTTTTAGCTCAAATAATAATATCTATATTAATATCAAGTTTTTATTTAGCTGTTTCAATATCAAGAGTGAACGAAGAAATACCTAAAACTAATTTAGTATATATGAGTCTAGCAGTATTTATATTTTCATTTACTGCAATTTCACTAGGACAACTACTTGTATCAATTTCAAAGGATGTAAAAGTTGTAAATGGTGTAAATTCTGCTTTCACATTAATAATGGCATTTTCTTCAGGAGTATTTTTGCCGATGAAATTCTTACCACAAGGATTAATAAATGTTTCTAAATTTATGCCACAATATTATTTTGTAAAGTTTTTAGAAGAAATAAATTTTGAAAAATTTTTACTATTTATTGCATCACAAGTTGTATTCATAGTTTTTTATACACTACTAGGAATATTCATAAAAAGATACAAATTAAAAGAAGTCGCTTAA
- the tgt gene encoding tRNA guanosine(34) transglycosylase Tgt, giving the protein MELKYELIKKSSDCNARLGKIYTNRGVIETPIFMPVGTRATVKAMNVDELKEIGSQIILGNTYHLYLKPGQEIIRMAGGLHKFMNWDKPILTDSGGFQVFSLGDIRKITEEGVEFRSHIDGSKHFISPEKSMEIQNDLGSDIMMAFDECAPYPASYDYVKNSMERTLRWLKRCKDYHKNTDNQALFGIIQGGMFKDLRRESALVTIDMDLPGYAIGGLSVGEPKEIMVEYLNYTTQFMPENKPRYLMGVGTPDYLFEAVEAGIDMADCVLPTRIARNGTAMTSKGKLVIKNAKYAKDFAPLDDECDCYACRNHTRAYIRHLINVDEILGARLLSIHNLRFLLKTMENIRQAIREDRFLEYKKEFYKKYGYED; this is encoded by the coding sequence ATGGAATTAAAATATGAATTGATAAAAAAGTCTTCAGATTGTAATGCAAGACTTGGAAAAATATATACAAATAGGGGCGTTATAGAAACTCCGATTTTTATGCCAGTAGGAACGAGAGCGACTGTTAAGGCAATGAATGTTGATGAGTTAAAAGAGATAGGTTCACAAATAATTTTAGGAAATACTTACCATTTGTATTTAAAACCCGGTCAAGAAATTATTAGAATGGCTGGCGGACTTCATAAGTTTATGAATTGGGATAAGCCAATTCTAACAGATAGTGGTGGTTTTCAAGTTTTCAGTCTTGGAGATATTAGAAAGATAACTGAAGAGGGTGTAGAATTCAGATCCCATATTGACGGTTCAAAGCATTTTATTTCTCCTGAAAAATCAATGGAAATTCAAAATGATTTAGGCTCTGATATTATGATGGCTTTTGATGAATGTGCACCATATCCTGCAAGTTATGATTATGTAAAAAATTCTATGGAAAGAACTTTACGTTGGTTAAAGAGATGTAAGGACTATCATAAAAATACAGATAATCAGGCACTTTTTGGAATTATTCAAGGAGGAATGTTCAAAGATTTAAGAAGAGAGTCTGCACTTGTTACAATAGATATGGATTTACCGGGATATGCTATTGGTGGACTTAGTGTAGGAGAACCTAAAGAAATTATGGTTGAATATCTAAATTATACAACACAATTTATGCCTGAAAACAAGCCTAGATATTTAATGGGAGTAGGAACTCCGGATTATTTATTTGAAGCTGTTGAAGCAGGGATTGATATGGCTGACTGTGTTCTCCCTACAAGAATTGCAAGAAATGGAACTGCAATGACTTCAAAGGGTAAACTAGTTATAAAAAATGCTAAATATGCAAAGGACTTTGCTCCACTTGATGATGAATGTGATTGTTATGCTTGTAGAAATCACACAAGAGCTTATATAAGACATCTAATAAATGTTGATGAAATATTAGGGGCAAGACTTCTTTCAATCCATAATTTAAGATTTTTACTTAAAACAATGGAAAATATAAGACAAGCAATTAGAGAAGATAGATTTTTAGAATATAAAAAAGAATTCTATAAAAAATATGGATATGAGGACTAG